In one window of Caballeronia sp. TF1N1 DNA:
- a CDS encoding major royal jelly family protein, which yields MHNDESRQSNMRRRVLASIGAGLLGTMSVGAATQAAFAAGAKSAPRLETVATFDDDFRLVGIGVSKEGRVFATAPASAKRSRYSMVEVDTKTGALTPFPDESWNVFKPDEDGSHQWISVQALWVDEQDHLWALDSSLTSVDQTRQPPKLIEFDLATKKIVRRFDYGSVVTPKDSLNDIRVDLKHGYVYLSNAANQGGVAVTNLATGESRLVLAGDKSSVSDPQQHLMFRDQIARKGDGSVLVLQTDGIALSPDREWLYYRPLTDHHYWRVPTKALIDTSLSADALSKKVQFLGDGALTGGLIMSPAGVLYGGDLENRTVVGFDVVEKHGKPGLVQKTLVGKHPQLSWADGFAIQNGYLYIADSHLHELNNFSNPYPREGKFAIFRVRLPKQPAHGLAG from the coding sequence ATGCACAACGATGAATCACGACAATCGAACATGCGGCGACGCGTGCTTGCTTCCATCGGCGCGGGTTTGCTCGGCACGATGAGTGTGGGTGCAGCGACGCAGGCGGCATTTGCTGCAGGTGCAAAAAGCGCGCCTCGTCTGGAAACCGTGGCAACTTTCGACGATGATTTTCGTCTCGTGGGAATCGGCGTATCGAAAGAGGGGCGTGTGTTCGCCACGGCGCCGGCTTCGGCGAAGCGATCGCGTTACAGCATGGTCGAAGTCGATACGAAGACCGGCGCGCTCACGCCGTTTCCCGACGAAAGCTGGAATGTTTTCAAACCGGATGAAGATGGTTCGCATCAGTGGATCTCGGTGCAGGCGCTATGGGTCGATGAACAGGACCATCTGTGGGCGCTCGACTCGTCGCTGACATCGGTCGATCAGACACGTCAGCCACCGAAGCTGATCGAGTTCGATCTGGCTACGAAGAAGATCGTGCGTCGGTTCGACTATGGCAGTGTGGTGACGCCGAAGGACTCGCTCAACGACATTCGCGTCGATCTGAAACACGGCTACGTGTATTTGAGCAATGCTGCAAATCAGGGCGGCGTGGCAGTGACGAACCTTGCAACTGGCGAGTCGCGTCTCGTGCTCGCGGGCGACAAGTCGAGCGTGTCGGACCCGCAGCAGCATCTCATGTTCCGCGATCAGATTGCGCGCAAGGGCGATGGCAGCGTCCTCGTCTTACAGACCGATGGCATTGCGCTTTCGCCCGATCGCGAATGGCTTTATTACCGGCCGCTCACGGATCACCACTATTGGCGAGTGCCGACCAAGGCGCTTATCGATACGTCGCTTTCTGCTGACGCCCTATCGAAGAAGGTGCAGTTTCTCGGCGACGGCGCGTTGACCGGCGGTCTCATCATGAGTCCAGCTGGCGTGCTATACGGTGGCGATCTGGAGAACCGGACCGTGGTGGGCTTCGATGTCGTCGAGAAGCATGGCAAGCCCGGGCTCGTGCAGAAGACGCTGGTGGGCAAGCATCCGCAGCTTTCATGGGCAGATGGCTTTGCTATTCAAAACGGCTACTTGTATATCGCGGATTCGCATTTGCATGAGTTGAACAACTTCTCCAATCCTTATCCGCGCGAAGGCAAGTTCGCGATTTTTCGCGTGCGCTTGCCGAAGCAGCCGGCGCATGGGTTGGCGGGTTGA
- a CDS encoding DsbA family oxidoreductase, with protein MSRPLQIDFVSDIACPWCAVGLSSLQRALERLGDTVDATITLHPFELNPDMGPEGERIVDYLGRKYGRTPEQIKEAQAMIRERGASAGFTFGQRDRVYNTFDAHRLLHWARIEGKQVPLKLELLRAYHSDGKDPSNRDVLIEAAKAVGLDGDAAREVLTSGAYANEVRDEEREFQQLGISSVPAIIFDRQYLVSGGQPVEAFEEAIRKIVAEAQ; from the coding sequence ATGTCTCGTCCCCTGCAAATCGACTTCGTTTCCGACATCGCGTGCCCGTGGTGCGCCGTTGGTCTTTCATCATTGCAACGCGCGCTGGAACGCCTAGGCGATACCGTCGATGCAACCATCACGCTGCATCCGTTCGAACTGAACCCGGACATGGGTCCGGAAGGCGAGCGTATTGTCGATTACCTGGGCAGAAAGTACGGCCGCACGCCCGAGCAAATAAAGGAAGCGCAAGCGATGATCCGCGAGCGTGGCGCGAGCGCCGGCTTTACCTTTGGTCAGCGCGATCGGGTGTACAACACATTCGATGCACATCGGTTGCTGCATTGGGCGCGTATCGAAGGCAAGCAAGTGCCGCTCAAGCTCGAACTCCTGCGTGCGTATCATTCCGATGGTAAAGACCCGAGCAATCGAGATGTATTGATCGAAGCCGCCAAGGCCGTCGGACTCGACGGCGACGCCGCGCGTGAAGTGTTGACGAGCGGTGCGTATGCGAACGAAGTCCGAGACGAGGAACGAGAGTTCCAGCAACTCGGCATCAGTTCGGTGCCCGCGATCATCTTCGATCGACAATATCTCGTGAGCGGTGGCCAGCCCGTGGAAGCGTTCGAGGAGGCCATCCGCAAGATCGTCGCCGAGGCGCAGTAA
- a CDS encoding TetR/AcrR family transcriptional regulator: MSSDNKTALKPRKLPRQARSQATVDAIFDATIQVLLADGLQRLTTIRVAERAGVSIGTLYQYFPHKQALLFAVLERHLGRVGDVLQQAAESVHGESLATMVSTVVEAFVRAKTARIDEARALYTVAAELDVRELAQGAERRSRATLVAMLATASDAIFDDLNTTAFMLAAAMVGPTRLMVEGGAPRAMLRALPRQLESLCLGYLEREARPRARLKRTGAS, encoded by the coding sequence ATGTCGAGCGACAACAAGACCGCGTTGAAGCCCCGCAAGCTGCCGCGCCAGGCGCGTTCGCAGGCCACCGTCGATGCAATCTTCGACGCCACTATTCAGGTTTTGCTGGCCGATGGTTTGCAGCGGCTCACCACCATTCGCGTGGCCGAGAGGGCCGGTGTGTCCATCGGCACCTTGTATCAATACTTTCCGCACAAGCAGGCGTTGTTGTTCGCGGTGCTGGAGCGGCATCTCGGCAGAGTAGGCGACGTGCTCCAGCAGGCGGCGGAGTCGGTGCATGGCGAGTCGCTGGCGACCATGGTGTCTACAGTCGTGGAGGCATTCGTACGAGCAAAGACCGCACGTATAGATGAAGCGCGCGCGCTGTATACGGTCGCGGCCGAACTCGATGTGCGGGAGCTTGCGCAAGGCGCGGAACGCCGAAGCCGAGCGACGCTCGTTGCCATGCTCGCGACAGCGTCGGACGCCATCTTCGACGATCTCAATACCACTGCCTTCATGCTCGCAGCGGCGATGGTTGGACCCACGCGCTTGATGGTCGAAGGCGGAGCACCGCGCGCCATGTTGCGGGCCCTGCCGCGTCAACTCGAGTCGCTATGTCTGGGCTATCTGGAGCGAGAGGCAAGGCCGCGCGCGCGGTTGAAGCGCACCGGCGCTTCGTGA
- a CDS encoding aldo/keto reductase family oxidoreductase, with the protein MTDANRAGLYQLGESSVTRMGYGAMQLAGPHVFGPPKDHDEAIAVLREAIDSGITHLDTSDFYGPHVTNRLIREALYPYRDDLVIVTKVGAKRGDDASWNLARSPAELESAVHDNLRNLGVDVLDVVNMRVMFDIAGPAEGDIEEQVTTLAELQRKGLIRHIGLSNVTAKQLAQGQSITPIVCVQNQYNLAHRGDDAMIDHLAQQGIAYVPFFPLGGFSPLQSDILNRVAQQVNATTMQVALAWLLQRSQNILLIPGTSSRAHLRQNIESAGLELSPEVIEELNGIGAAAK; encoded by the coding sequence ATGACCGACGCAAACCGCGCTGGCCTCTATCAACTCGGCGAATCGTCCGTGACGCGCATGGGTTACGGCGCCATGCAACTCGCAGGGCCGCATGTGTTCGGGCCACCCAAGGACCACGACGAAGCCATCGCCGTGCTGCGTGAAGCGATCGACAGCGGCATCACGCATCTCGACACGAGCGACTTCTACGGCCCGCACGTGACCAATCGACTGATTCGTGAAGCGCTCTATCCGTATCGCGACGATCTCGTGATCGTCACCAAGGTTGGGGCCAAACGCGGCGACGACGCATCGTGGAATCTCGCGCGGTCTCCCGCCGAACTCGAATCTGCCGTGCACGACAATCTGCGCAATCTCGGCGTCGACGTGCTGGACGTCGTGAACATGCGCGTCATGTTCGACATAGCCGGTCCCGCTGAAGGCGATATCGAGGAACAGGTTACGACGCTTGCGGAATTGCAGCGCAAGGGCCTCATCCGGCATATCGGCCTGAGCAACGTCACGGCGAAGCAACTCGCGCAAGGACAGAGCATCACGCCCATTGTCTGCGTGCAGAACCAGTACAACCTCGCGCATCGCGGCGACGACGCCATGATCGATCATCTTGCGCAGCAAGGCATAGCGTATGTGCCGTTTTTTCCGCTCGGCGGCTTCTCGCCCTTGCAATCCGACATCTTGAATCGCGTCGCGCAACAAGTGAACGCCACCACCATGCAAGTAGCGCTTGCATGGCTTCTGCAACGCTCGCAAAACATCCTGCTCATTCCGGGTACGTCCTCACGCGCGCATTTGCGGCAGAACATCGAAAGTGCGGGCCTCGAATTGTCGCCGGAAGTGATCGAGGAACTGAACGGCATCGGGGCTGCCGCGAAATAA